One genomic region from Vitis riparia cultivar Riparia Gloire de Montpellier isolate 1030 chromosome 17, EGFV_Vit.rip_1.0, whole genome shotgun sequence encodes:
- the LOC117905181 gene encoding MADS-box transcription factor 20-like, producing the protein MGRGKLKMELIANEKLRCRTFRNRQKGLKKKLHELSTLCDVEACMIMYCDQNGNGTYSSQPDVWPENHYEVQRIVNKYMKEDHGKRTMDLSDILESRKRKAELELQKLREKNGETKGQTSETGLELDGLSYENLMEINDQLDRKLEHVMSLIDLKKGEAGLMSKTPVNSSHIPGLPTAEQAFQGIEMFLYDLDFPDTSSGVVESDLNPMMMMNMENNGYPEFGSGKASSSELLHHSTQFQDPIHYDPAHGMFTNNPDPSTSYQKMGTVPPMQDMSVSKNTMMFNTHPTNSMPQMGLPENMMFDTDHSISMQQISAYRQYLLDGYLFFHS; encoded by the coding sequence CTTTCCGAAATAGGCAAAAGGGCTTGAAGAAAAAGCTCCATGAGTTGTCAACTCTATGTGATGTTGAAGCGTGTATGATCATGTATTGTGATCAGAATGGCAATGGCACCTATTCTTCTCAGCCTGATGTTTGGCCTGAAAATCACTATGAAGTTCAACGTATAGTGAACAAGTACATGAAGGAAGACCATGGAAAGAGGACGATGGATTTATCTGACATTCTTGAAAGCAGAAAGAGGAAGGCCGAACTTGAGCTGCAAAAGCTGCGGGAAAAAAATGGCGAAACCAAAGGGCAGACTTCTGAGACTGGATTGGAACTGGATGGGCTTTCCTATGAAAATCTGATGGAAATAAATGATCAATTGGACAGGAAACTTGAACATGTGATGAGTCTGATTGATTTGAAGAAGGGAGAAGCGGGCTTGATGAGTAAGACTCCTGTGAACTCCTCTCATATCCCGGGTTTGCCTACAGCTGAGCAAGCCTTTCAAGGCATTGAAATGTTCTTATATGATTTGGATTTTCCCGATACAAGTAGTGGAGTGGTTGAATCTGATTTGAAcccgatgatgatgatgaatatGGAGAATAACGGATATCCAGAATTTGGAAGTGGAAAGGCATCCAGCAGTGAGCTCCTGCACCACAGTACTCAATTTCAGGACCCAATTCATTATGATCCAGCTCATGGGATGTTCACGAATAACCCTGATCCTTCAACTTCATATCAGAAGATGGGGACTGTTCCTCCCATGCAAGACATGTCGGTATCCAAGAATACGATGATGTTTAACACccatcccacaaattccatgcCGCAGATGGGGTTGCCTGAGAATATGATGTTCGACACGGATCATAGCATCTCTATGCAGCAAATATCGGCATATAGGCAGTACCTCTTGGACGGTTATTTGTTCTTTCATTCTTGA